Proteins encoded by one window of Lathyrus oleraceus cultivar Zhongwan6 chromosome 1, CAAS_Psat_ZW6_1.0, whole genome shotgun sequence:
- the LOC127126690 gene encoding uncharacterized protein LOC127126690, with protein MKTLSSSSSHSFNFIHPSNFNYSSSSSSSAFSPSSPSSLSFNKPQNNTPTTTVTQTRNPNPNPKTKKVFFLDVSPLCYEGSNPSLHYFARWLSRFLSPQITQSHPVIAVVDGERGTEYRRNLLPSYKANRIKFTRKLSTGGGGGDGYVGRFHPVISDVLRKCNVPVVKVDGHEADDVVATLAEQVLKKGFRVVIASPDKDFKQLISDNVQIVMPLPELQRWSFYTMRHYRDQYNCDPQSDLSLRSIIGDEVDGVPGIQHLVPSFGRKTALKLIQKHGSLEALLNAAAVRTVGRPYAQDALKKYADYLRRNYEVLALKRDVNVKLYDEWLVERETHNDTIALSALFKYLEESKELKYKLRI; from the exons ATGAAAACATTATCATCATCTTCATCACATTCTTTCAATTTCATTCACCCTTCCAACTTCAactattcttcttcttcttcatcttctgcATTTTCTCCTTCTTCTCCTTCTTCACTGTCCTTCAACAAACCTCAAAACAACACTCCAACCACCACCGTCACGCAAACCAgaaacccaaacccaaaccctAAAACCAAAAAGGTATTCTTTTTAGACGTGAGTCCTCTTTGTTACGAAGGAAGTAACCCTAGTTTGCATTATTTTGCTCGATGGCTTTCACGTTTTCTGTCTCCTCAAATCACTCAATCTCACCCTGTTATCGCTGTTGTTGACGGTGAAAGGGGAACTGAATATCGGAGAAACTTGCTTCCTTCGTACAAAGCCAATCGAATAAAATTCACCAGAAAACTTTCAACTGGTGGTGGTGGCGGTGATGGTTATGTTGGAAGGTTTCATCCAGTTATCAGTGATGTTCTTCGAAAATGCAATGTGCCT GTTGTAAAAGTTGATGGCCATGAAGCGGATGATGTGGTAGCTACACTTGCCGAACAAGTTCTCAAAAAAGGGTTTCGAGTGGTGATTGCCTCCCCTGATAAAGATTTTAAGCAACTTATTTCCGACAATGTGCAAATAGTTATGCCTTTGCCGGAGTTACAGAGGTGGTCCTTCTACACTATGAGACACTACAGAGATCAGTATAATTGTGACCCACAATCTGATCTGAGCCTCA GATCTATTATAGGCGATGAAGTTGACGGTGTTCCTGGTATCCAACATCTAGTCCCTAGTTTTGGTCGGAAAACTGCTCTAAAACTTATTCAAAAACATGGTTCGTTGGAAGCTTTACTAAATGCAGCTGCAGTAAGGACCGTGGGCAGACCATATGCACAAGACGCCCTTAAAAAGTATGCTGATTACCTACGGCGAAATTATGAAGTTCTTGCCTTGAAAAG GGACGTAAATGTTAAGCTTTATGATGAATGGTTGGTTGAGAGAGAGACACACAATGATACTATTGCACTATCTGCATTGTTCAAATATTTGGAAGAAAGTAAGGAGCTCAAGTACAAATTACGCATATAA